A single genomic interval of Bacteroidetes Order II. bacterium harbors:
- the phaC gene encoding class III poly(R)-hydroxyalkanoic acid synthase subunit PhaC, producing MIHKVMMGIQLDPAAVMNEVNEVRQKINLGIGHLGKMKESEIKIGPTPYETVFQMDKVRLFKYTPTVSGKTTIPLLISYALVNRPTMVDLQEDRSLVKNLLDLGVTVYMIDWGYPSRADRCLTLEDYINGYIDACVDHIRDAHNLEKIHLLGICQGGVMATCYTALHQDKIANLITMVMPVDFHIEPDEIGGLLNCWMKDANVDLMVDTLGNMPGDVMNFGYLLLKPYALGVQKYVEMVDVLDKPKALTNFMRMEKWIFDSPDQAGEAFRSFNKQFYVENKFIKGEVMIGEERVDLKNITIPVLNIYAEQDHLVPPKSTLALGNYIGSKDYTVQSFPVGHIGMYVSGKVQQSLPPTIANWLKERA from the coding sequence ACAACTTGATCCGGCGGCTGTGATGAATGAAGTTAATGAGGTTCGGCAAAAGATCAATCTCGGCATAGGGCATTTGGGCAAAATGAAGGAGTCCGAAATAAAAATTGGCCCTACCCCATATGAAACCGTTTTTCAAATGGACAAGGTACGTTTGTTTAAATATACCCCCACTGTCTCCGGAAAAACCACCATACCACTACTCATTAGCTATGCCTTGGTCAATCGCCCCACGATGGTGGATCTGCAAGAAGATCGTTCGTTGGTGAAAAATCTACTTGATTTGGGCGTAACAGTATATATGATTGATTGGGGATATCCCTCTCGCGCCGATCGGTGTCTAACATTGGAGGACTACATCAATGGCTATATTGATGCTTGTGTGGATCATATCCGAGATGCCCACAACTTGGAAAAAATCCACCTATTGGGTATTTGTCAAGGGGGAGTGATGGCAACATGTTATACCGCCTTGCACCAAGACAAAATTGCTAACCTGATTACGATGGTGATGCCCGTGGATTTTCACATTGAGCCAGATGAGATAGGGGGGCTATTGAATTGTTGGATGAAAGATGCCAATGTGGATTTGATGGTGGATACATTGGGCAATATGCCGGGTGATGTCATGAATTTTGGGTATCTATTGCTTAAACCGTATGCACTGGGTGTGCAAAAATATGTGGAAATGGTGGACGTTTTAGACAAGCCGAAAGCCCTGACCAATTTTATGCGGATGGAAAAGTGGATTTTTGATAGCCCGGATCAGGCAGGGGAGGCGTTCCGTTCGTTTAATAAGCAATTTTATGTGGAAAATAAGTTCATCAAAGGGGAGGTCATGATTGGAGAAGAGCGGGTGGATTTGAAAAATATCACCATTCCGGTGTTAAATATCTATGCCGAACAAGACCACTTGGTGCCGCCCAAGTCCACGCTCGCATTGGGAAATTACATCGGATCCAAAGACTATACCGTACAATCGTTTCCGGTAGGGCACATTGGCATGTACGTAAGTGGCAAGGTACAGCAAAGTTTGCCTCCAACGATTGCAAACTGGTTAAAGGAACGCGCTTGA
- the lepA gene encoding elongation factor 4, with translation MSYDQKKVRNFCIIAHIDHGKSTLADRLLEITATVSKRDMHSQVLDSMDLEQERGITIKSHAIRMTYRAQDGEAYILNLIDTPGHVDFTYEVSRALKACEGAILVVDAAQGIEAQTISNLYLALENDLEIIPVMNKVDLPSANPEIVAQSIVDLIGGRVEDVMGVSAKTGVGVPEVLEAIIHRIPPPKGDEKAPLRALIFDSVFNQFRGSVVYCRVMEGTLNKGDQIVFMSNGKRYFAEEIGTLRLGNQPTQTLRAGEVGYIIGSVKDVLDTKVGDTVTHARHGAANPIPGFRDVKPMVFSGVYPTAAEDFEELRTSLEKLQLNDAALSFVPETSVALGFGFRVGFLGMLHMEIVQERLSREFNMDIVTTVPNVEYLVTLKSGETITVDNPSDMPDRGKIEYIEEPYVRAQIITPTEYIGNLMQLCQERRGLYKNTQYLTTDRVDLQYELPLAEIVFDFYDKLKSVSRGYASFDYELIDTRSSELVKLDVMLNGDPVDALSTIVHKDKAYDMGRKLTNKLRELIPRQMFEIAIQASIGTKVIARETVRAFRKDVTAKCYGGDISRKRKLLEKQKEGKKRMKQVGRVEVPQEAFLAVLSMTD, from the coding sequence ATGTCATACGACCAAAAGAAGGTTCGCAATTTTTGCATCATTGCCCATATTGACCACGGAAAAAGCACTTTGGCAGACCGTTTGTTAGAAATTACAGCGACGGTTTCCAAACGAGATATGCACTCTCAGGTTTTAGATTCGATGGATCTGGAGCAAGAACGTGGTATCACCATCAAGAGTCACGCCATCCGCATGACCTATCGTGCGCAAGACGGTGAAGCGTACATTCTTAATTTAATTGACACGCCCGGGCACGTGGACTTCACCTATGAAGTTTCGCGAGCACTCAAGGCTTGTGAAGGAGCCATCTTGGTCGTGGATGCTGCACAGGGCATCGAAGCACAAACCATCTCGAACCTGTATTTGGCTTTAGAAAACGACTTAGAGATCATTCCGGTCATGAACAAAGTGGATTTGCCCAGTGCCAATCCGGAAATTGTGGCACAAAGTATTGTGGACTTAATTGGTGGCAGGGTTGAAGATGTAATGGGCGTCAGCGCCAAAACTGGTGTGGGCGTACCAGAAGTATTAGAGGCGATTATTCACCGCATACCTCCCCCAAAAGGAGACGAGAAAGCTCCTCTCCGCGCTCTGATCTTCGACTCAGTTTTTAATCAGTTTCGCGGATCGGTAGTGTATTGCCGAGTGATGGAAGGAACCCTGAATAAAGGTGACCAGATTGTGTTCATGTCCAATGGCAAGCGATATTTTGCCGAAGAAATTGGTACCTTGCGGTTAGGCAATCAGCCCACGCAGACGCTACGGGCGGGTGAAGTTGGTTACATAATAGGATCGGTTAAGGATGTTTTGGACACCAAAGTTGGGGATACCGTGACCCATGCCAGGCATGGGGCAGCCAACCCGATTCCGGGCTTTCGAGATGTGAAGCCGATGGTATTCAGCGGGGTATATCCGACAGCAGCAGAAGATTTTGAGGAATTGCGCACTTCATTAGAGAAGCTACAACTCAATGACGCCGCCCTTTCTTTTGTGCCTGAAACCTCGGTGGCATTGGGATTTGGATTCCGGGTGGGCTTTCTGGGTATGCTCCACATGGAAATTGTCCAAGAACGGCTTTCTCGCGAGTTCAATATGGACATTGTTACCACCGTGCCCAACGTAGAGTATTTGGTCACCCTTAAAAGTGGGGAAACTATTACCGTAGATAACCCAAGTGACATGCCAGATCGCGGAAAAATTGAATACATCGAAGAGCCTTATGTCCGTGCCCAGATTATAACCCCGACGGAATACATCGGGAACCTCATGCAGTTATGTCAGGAAAGGCGCGGATTGTATAAAAACACCCAATACTTAACCACCGACCGAGTGGATCTACAATACGAACTTCCTCTCGCGGAAATTGTGTTTGATTTTTACGACAAACTTAAGTCGGTGAGTCGTGGGTATGCCAGTTTTGATTATGAGTTGATAGATACCCGTTCGAGCGAATTGGTAAAACTCGATGTTATGCTTAATGGTGATCCGGTAGATGCCCTTTCCACCATCGTACACAAAGACAAAGCCTATGATATGGGCCGTAAGTTGACAAATAAACTTAGAGAGTTGATTCCGCGTCAGATGTTCGAGATTGCTATTCAGGCTTCGATCGGTACGAAGGTTATTGCACGAGAAACGGTACGGGCATTCCGGAAAGACGTAACCGCTAAGTGCTATGGCGGGGATATCAGTCGAAAGCGCAAACTATTGGAAAAACAAAAGGAAGGAAAAAAACGCATGAAGCAAGTAGGCCGGGTGGAAGTACCACAGGAAGCATTCTTGGCCGTACTTTCCATGACTGACTAA
- a CDS encoding SDR family oxidoreductase → MLGLEGKVIFVSGGNRGIGAAIVNLLEEMGAKVAYNYRSGKGEKGTGYVANVTDPEEMTQLMAQIEQDLGPIYGVVCNAGITRDALASKLTTSDWNEVVDTNLTGVWNTIQPNLAGMYERKEGSVVLVSSIVGERGNIGQINYAATKGAVIAMAKTLAQEGARYKVRANVVAPGFIETDMTKPIPEPVKEKIYAQIPMRRFGKPEEIAWAVVYMLSPIASSFVTGHVLSVNGGHYM, encoded by the coding sequence ATGTTAGGACTCGAAGGCAAAGTCATTTTTGTAAGTGGCGGAAACCGCGGTATTGGTGCCGCCATAGTCAATTTGCTCGAAGAAATGGGCGCCAAAGTCGCCTATAATTATCGTAGCGGAAAAGGCGAAAAAGGAACGGGGTATGTGGCAAACGTCACAGATCCTGAAGAAATGACGCAACTCATGGCCCAGATTGAACAAGATTTAGGGCCTATTTATGGCGTGGTCTGTAATGCCGGGATTACCCGCGATGCACTGGCCAGTAAACTGACGACCAGCGATTGGAACGAGGTGGTGGATACCAACCTTACGGGTGTCTGGAATACGATTCAGCCGAATTTGGCTGGAATGTATGAACGAAAGGAAGGTTCAGTGGTTCTGGTGAGTTCCATTGTAGGCGAGCGGGGCAATATTGGACAGATCAATTATGCAGCAACAAAGGGAGCCGTCATTGCAATGGCAAAAACCCTCGCACAAGAAGGTGCCCGGTACAAAGTTCGGGCAAATGTGGTTGCTCCTGGCTTTATCGAAACAGATATGACCAAGCCTATTCCAGAACCCGTGAAGGAAAAAATATATGCCCAAATTCCTATGCGGCGCTTTGGGAAACCGGAGGAGATTGCTTGGGCGGTGGTGTATATGCTTTCTCCTATTGCATCCAGCTTTGTAACCGGCCACGTCCTTTCTGTGAACGGTGGCCATTATATGTAA
- a CDS encoding thiolase family protein has protein sequence MREVYIVSAVRTPIGRFGGSLMEYGAVDLASFVMKAALEKAGASPENLDLYVFGNVLRAGLGQLVPRQAALKAGIPDFVDGYAVDMVCSSGMMSLMNAATAIRAGEADLVLAGGTESMSNAGYVLSGRARWGYKYLTPANAEPLQDIMHRDGLQDVFTGDAMGNLTEQLAAENGVTRADVDEIAAMSNQRAAAATASGAFQGEIVPVSYKVKREVKTLTADEGFRADTTLTSLGSLRPAFLKEGILTAGNSSQISDGAAALLLASKEAVNKYGLTPLAKVTGSSIAAHAPYAFASAPVPAVEKLLARTGKTIADIDLIENNEAFAVNSVLFNRKLGIPYEKLNVNGGAIALGHPIGCSGARIIVTLVHALHRLDKQNGLASICHGTGGGTAVSVERV, from the coding sequence ATGCGCGAAGTGTATATCGTATCCGCCGTAAGGACGCCCATTGGGCGTTTTGGCGGTTCATTAATGGAATATGGTGCTGTGGATCTGGCCTCCTTCGTGATGAAGGCAGCACTCGAAAAAGCAGGGGCTTCACCTGAAAACCTTGACCTCTATGTTTTTGGAAATGTATTGCGTGCTGGCTTGGGGCAATTGGTCCCACGACAAGCAGCACTCAAAGCTGGGATCCCTGATTTTGTGGATGGCTATGCTGTTGATATGGTTTGTTCCTCTGGAATGATGTCGCTGATGAATGCAGCTACGGCCATTCGTGCGGGCGAGGCCGATCTGGTGCTCGCTGGTGGCACAGAATCTATGAGCAATGCCGGATATGTTCTTTCTGGAAGGGCACGCTGGGGGTATAAATACTTGACGCCTGCCAATGCAGAACCGTTGCAAGACATTATGCACCGTGATGGCCTGCAAGATGTGTTTACCGGAGATGCAATGGGTAACCTGACAGAACAATTGGCGGCAGAAAACGGAGTGACCCGTGCCGATGTGGATGAAATAGCGGCGATGTCTAACCAACGGGCAGCCGCAGCCACGGCTTCCGGTGCTTTTCAAGGAGAAATTGTGCCCGTCTCATACAAAGTGAAGCGCGAAGTGAAAACCTTGACAGCAGACGAAGGGTTTCGGGCCGATACTACATTGACCTCTCTGGGTAGTTTGCGCCCCGCATTTCTCAAGGAAGGCATCCTTACCGCAGGAAATAGTAGTCAGATTAGCGATGGTGCGGCAGCTTTGTTACTGGCTTCTAAAGAGGCGGTGAATAAATATGGCCTTACGCCTTTGGCAAAAGTGACTGGAAGTTCTATTGCTGCCCATGCCCCTTATGCCTTCGCGTCTGCGCCCGTTCCAGCAGTGGAAAAACTATTGGCACGGACCGGGAAAACCATTGCCGATATAGACCTGATCGAAAATAATGAGGCATTTGCGGTGAACAGTGTACTGTTTAACCGCAAACTCGGTATCCCATACGAAAAATTGAATGTAAACGGTGGGGCAATTGCGCTTGGGCATCCAATCGGTTGTTCTGGTGCACGAATTATTGTTACGCTGGTACATGCGTTGCACCGTTTAGACAAACAAAACGGATTGGCTTCTATCTGTCATGGAACGGGCGGCGGTACAGCCGTCTCCGTAGAGCGGGTATAA